The genomic region ACTGGTAGAGTTAAGTGGTAGAAGGGTGTTCTTTCCAGGGCCTGGAGCTGCTACAGTTCTCATGGTGCTGGCTGGAGCGGTGGAGGCCTTGCTGGAAAGAGAGGCAGTGGTGGTTTTAGATGAGCTGGGTCGTAGGATTGTAGTCTTTTTGGGAGATGGAGGTGCCACATTTTTGTCTGGCAAAGGAGGAGTGTTTCCTGGACGCCCTGTTGTGTGCAGCCCTGGGGGGGCGGGATGTGGTCGAGGGGGTTTGGTGAGAGCAGGTTTGCCTGCTTTGGGAGCTAAGATGGAGTTGGACTTTTTGCTACCTGTGGCAACAGTAGTGACCATTTTAAGGGGAGAACTTGTGGTCTGTGTAACCGTGGTTCCAACACTTGCTGTAGTGGTACTGGCAGGTCTAGTTGTAGTTGTGGGAGAAGGTGCAGCAGTTGGATTTGGCTCCTCACTGTCTGGTTTGACCACTACCAATGAGGTGACAGGTGTGACAAAGTTGTATTTGAGTGAAAGGTTGGTGGCTTTCTCGATTAGCAAGCGCTGTGCCATTGGATCTGTGCTGTTGATTTTAGCCAGCAAGAGCTCCTTGATTGTGAAATAGGCCCAGAGACGATGCACAAAGCTGGAGATCCTTTCAAGCTCCCTTGTACAACCAAGCAATGCTGTGGTCCCATTACCCTCAGCCTTGGCCAGGACAAGTTCATTTGCCACTTTCATCTTCTGCTTTGAGTCTCTTGCTGTCAGTGAGACTTTCAGATCCTGTATTCCTGGCTTAATTTTCCCTGTGACCACCAGCTCAGAGCCCTGGAAGTAGTTGGGGAAGAGAGCACGGGTGACATCATAAGCCTGGTCATCTATGTAGGACAGCTGGATGTCTGATAGCAGTGGACTGGCAACTTCGTCATAGAACCCCTTCAACTGGAGTGCAGCATCAGCATCTTCATACACCTGAGAGTACAAGCACATGATCAAAATGGATACATCTTTTTTAGCTAGTTCATTTGTTCTCTGAACTTTTAGTAGTTGGAGGTTTATTGCTGCCTACCATTCGTGCTATCCCACGGTTCTCCATGGCCAAACGTTTCAGCAGAGGGAAATCTGCATCATCCCCAAATGCCAAGCAGAACAGCGAGACTGAGCCCAGGGCACTTTGCGCATTATGCAGAATGATGTCCTGCGCAGTCACTCCGATGGTAGCCTCTCCATCAGTAAGGAAGATAATCATTGGTACTTTGCGTGGTGATGAAGGTGAGGATGAGGTGGGATTGACCAGCTGGGCTGCGGAAAGGAGAGCTGCATTGATGTTTGTCCCTGGTGAGATcaaatggaaagagagagaagttaCCAGTGAGTGACACTTAGGGATATTTTATCAACCTACACAACTTCATGAAGATATTTGTTGAATGGTATAAGTCAGTGAAGGTGAAGATACCTACAGCCCTCTGCATTGATTTTCCTGACAAACTCCCGAGCATCCCGTATGTTCTGCTTTGTGGCCTGCACGGTGCGACCTTTCTTCCAGGTGTGCACCTTATCCGAAAATGTAATGAGATTGAAGTAGTCCCCCTCACGGAGGTCACCCAGGATGGTAGACATGGCAGCTTTGGTCTGTGTCAAAGTAAAAGTGCAAGTCCTTATTTACTGACTGTGAATTCTACCTGTGCTTTTTATCAAGATGCCTTTTATCCACTGTTAAAATGTCAACGATACCTGTTTGATCTTAGTGCCGATCATGGAGCCGCTGATGtcaatgacaaaaatgacatcTTTAGGAACTACTGGCAGTCCCCGTGGAGCAAAGAAATGAACAAAGTAGCCATCATGCACCTGGATAATAGGACCAAAGGAACATGTTACAAGTTCCTTCTGTCTACAGCAGAAAGCTTTATTGGGTTTTGCATAAAAGTGCCATAACCTGGATGTCTCCCATGAGATCTTTCAGCTCCACGTCATACTGAATGACAAAGTCTGCATTGAGTCCCTTTGGGGAGATGTTCTTTTGCTGTTGCAGGGTGGGGCTGTAATGAACATGAGCGCAGTATGGGTTCTGCAGCACCTGTGTGGAGGGGGGAGCTTCGGCCTCAGCTGGAAGCATGTGCAAACAGTTTCAGAGTTTCAGCATACTGAAATCATTGAAGGTCATTATAGTAACTAGCTTGATAAAAGCTAAGGcccagaaaaaaactaaaacaatctTTGTGGTTTATCTGAATTGACTAAGAATTACATCAAATTGTGCAATACAGAGGTATTTCAGGACCACAACTGTGTAGCACAGATACAATAGATACCAatataacatttacacacattgaTTCTATAACATCCAGCTTAGATCTGATCTATGGTCCTGAAATGTTATTATAAGCAAGGGTTAAATTGGAATTCTTCCAATACCTGTCCTGTGCAGTTGTCTGGTTGTACCTGTAGCATGACTGAACTGAACCATTAACTGTATTGCCACAAGAAAGATCATGTTTTACAGGAAAATTTAAAGGCCAGTCATATTTCCGTTTTGATCTGGAGTCTGACAGTGTGGAGAAAAAGTTTTTAGAAGTGGTACATGAAGGTGTCCACGTAATATCTTAGAAGTTGCTTTTGTACCACCATGGTGACTTCAGTTAACTGTCTTACGTTTACTAAGCCAAATTTTTAGGGCTGTTTTCAAAGACATTGATTAAGCCTAGGACTAAAGTGGTGAAACTCCGTTGGAAAGTCATTAAGTCTAGGATTAGGTTTACTCTTGGTCTTGAAAACTATGCCTTAGCTATGACCTTACCTGTATCTAAATGCTCTAAATGTCCAGATTTTATTGTGTATAAATGGCACTAACTAGCTAGTTGCCTATAATGTAGGCTAACTAGCTACAGCAGCTACATGATTAAGTTAAGTTCCAGCGCTTCACAAATTACACTGGTGAGTTGCACCTGGGACAGTGTTGGTGAGTAGTCGGCTGGTCCTAAGTGGTAGGGCTTTGATAAAGTTGATTCCGGTCTTCTCTGCTATTGTAACATCCACAGAGAGATTCTGCACTGGCTGTCCTGGCCTCAGGCCCAAAGCCAGCTCATATCGACCCAGTCGCCGTGTCAGCAGCTCCTCGTAAGTCAGGGAGAAGGACATTTGGGTTCCAGGAGGCACACTGATGGCCACCCGGAACTTCTCTATCTCCCGCTCCCTTCAAACCAGAGAGACACCTTACAACTTAAATAGTGCAGGAACAGAATTCATTTTTTGTGACATTAATATGTTCTTCATTTCCCTATTTCTCATATTCACGTATGGAATGTTAACAGAGCATTTTATATGGCAGACTGGCAGAGGTAAGAGAAACATAGTCAGAGCCAAAAGAAACATGGTTTAATCCCAGCAGAGACAGTGTCAAATATACTTTTGGACTCACTTGGTAGCAACAAGTCCTGCTGTTTTCCCTTGTTTCTTGGCCGTGTCATAAATCTTCCTGGCTGCagttctctctttcacttcagCCACAAACACCTTACCGTTAGATGTGCTGAGAGGTTAATTAGAAACGAAATTAGTATATAGTTATGTTGCATAAACAGGAGTTAAAACTAAAGGGAGCTATCATGCCTAAGCCTTCAAAGCTCAGGTGAACTCAAGACTGCTTCCCCTGTAATGCATCAATTCAATTGCTGCAAGGAATAGTTAGGCAAAAAATCTTATTGTTTATCTTATTGTATCTGCTTACCCCAGATCTAGACAGTCAGCCTAGACAGATTTGATGTCCCAAATTTGGtcctttagtttagcactgaaGCTAGCATTGCCACAAACAGTCAATAGCCACCTAAatctttttctgtaaatacatcctaAAAAACCTCTCTCAAACCGCATTCAGCTCTTAATTAAGGCTGAACTGACTTAAATACACAGTATGACACTGTGAGCTGTAAAGATGCTAAACGTGTTGTCTAACATGACTTCCCACAGCTTTCAGCCGAacaaaaattgtttatttttttaggtCACAGAAAGTCGTACTGTGTCCTAAAACACGCACATGCGCATAACCTTAATAAAGAGTGATTGCAGGTTGGGCAGGTTGAACAAAGTTTTGGAGAGAAAAGATTTGGGTTACTGTTATCTCCTACTGTTTGTTAGCCTTGTACCTCCAGTgccaaactaaagaaacaaagtcTAAACTCATATATATGATCATATTTTGACTGGTCGACTACAACTAGGACAAGTGGAAAATTTGATAGCCAAActattactttaaatgtaaagacCTATCTAAGCTATCTTCTTagcaaaataatgttttaaacatgttCTATAGGTATGGAAGTTTAAGTTTAGTTTGAATTAAATGGgtagaaaaaagtttttttctccAAGAAGTACACTAAAAAAGACGCAAACAGGAGGCGAGGTCGACGCAGGGGTGAGCAGAAAAAGTCATTTCCGTCAGAAAACATGATtactggaacacccccaccacGTATACACCCTGTTACCTAATATACCAACAATTCCCCCATGCTTTACGCCCCCATAACTCAAAAACTGCCAGTTATGCAGGCCTTATATCCTTTTTGCGGTGGAGCAAAGGGACGAAGAAGCTAAATATAAGATTGACCCCTTTAAccaaacatatttaaataaaaatcaacaaagacCCACCAAAATAAACTGGCAAGCCTGAAACAGAGCTTGTTTAGGGCAGAGCAGGGTTGAATGGGGAATTTAAGGGCCAGTGGAAAATAGAGGTAGCTGTATGTGTGCTGTATGAGACGCCTGTGCGATGTGATGAACACAGGGCTCTCAGTTATAGCCTGTATAACAGTACTACACTAAAGACAAACATATATCTGTGTTGACAAGATGGGCTTTTGTTTGAGTGCATTTGAGGCATTGTGTGCGTCTATAAATGCATCAGATGTGTTTTAGCTCTTTATAAACTGACCTACACGTGGGCATAAGTGTGTAGGTGCATTTTACTTGCTtgtgtactgtatgtgtttgtgcacacatatatgtatgtatgtgtgtacctTGGCTACATGCCTTGGTAAACTCCAGTGGGCAAGAAAAGGAGGGGGAACACAGCCAGCTCGTGTAATTTTCTCTATTAACTCTCTGACTTCTCGCTACAAAGCCCGCTATTCATCTGCCCCTTCAAGTTCCCCTGTTCGTGAGCTACTTCCGTCCCCAAATCAAGCTCCTGGCTGCTCTACCAGGCAGCCATTTTCTTATTTGTGGGCGTTTTATTTACACTCTGCATTCTTTCTAAAGGAAAAGTGGTTTTCAGGCCTCTGGCTCACACACAAATGTGTCTCCTTTCTTCCGTTGAGCACTGGAGAGACGTCCTTTGAAGTTTTATTTCTGGATTACACCTCTTGCTGGTCCGCGTGGGATGAGGGCCACAtttatttccattcattttttgtcTTGCAGAAGCTTACTAGTAATATTTGGTGACAAATGAGAAGTAGAAGTTATTTTTGATAATTAGGGTTTCAGGGATTAATTGCAGTGCGTTTATTTTTACCCATTTCCCAAGTGATTCATTCCCCAGCAGTGAACCGATTATAACCCTGCCGTGTCCCATGGAGCAAAAAACAGAGATTACAGGAAGCCCAATGCTACCTACTACAAAATTTCCCAGAATAAATCTCTTCACTATAACATACCATAAAGGTgataacatttgttttttcttctcctataTGACAAATCAGTATTACTTTGAGTGGATAACACAGGTTGTACTCCACTTATACAACAGGACTTTGTAGTGCTAATGCTAAGAGTCATTTGAAAGTATTAGTAAGGCTAATATTTGATCAACATGATAATCAGATATTAAGAAACACTAAAGCTATTCAAATAGCCAACACTTATAAAACCATACACTTCTGtagcaaaacaaacatttgtttatcaGGCTAAATTCTACCTTCTACATTCTACACAGTTCCAGCTCTGGACAGACTCTTTGGAGATGAGCATGACTGTCGAGACTTCATTTTGAACTGATTTTAGGCATCAGTTGGTATTAAGTCCAGGTGCAGCACGGTTCAGTTTCCTATTACTCTAGATTGCTAGCTAGCATTCTCTCAGTCACATTTATTTCCAAGAATAAATGAGAACGTGCAGGCTAGCCAGCTGTCTGGAGCAGAAGGAAACTGTGCTGGGCATTAACAACAGGAAAGACTTAAGTCTAGTCCATTATGTGCTTGGGTACACTTGACATTACAGCCTCAGACCACTGctaaaaaacacagcacagaccATCAtgcattccatgctggtctaagctggtctgtgctggtttatgccGGCCTAGTGATGCTTTAGCTGGTCACACAGCATGGCCATGCTGTTTGATCAACCTCCCAGCATCGAAAACACAACATAGGCTGGTTTTGCAGGTGATCAACCATGCTGGTCTGTGCcagtttttctagcagggacaCATCAAGATTTTCCCATTATTGCCAGTTTTGGTTCAGtctgttctgtttgtatttgccACTGCTTAAACTGAGGTGCATCCTCCACTGATTTAGTCTATAAAGTTAGCATTCTGAGATGTGAGGTTTGAGtatgacagcagcaatatgccaTAACAATTTCCAAATGCTTATTCCCATCATGTGACAATGAAAAACCTTCATTAGTTACTTTATTGTGATCGTCAAAACCTGTTTTACTTAGTTGTTATGAGCTTTTGCATCTACTACTCCACTTATCAATCCAAAAAAAGCACTCGCCTCTTCCCTAATCTTTAAAGCAAGTCATGTTACTAGCTAATATGTTCTAAAGCTAGAGACTGAACTTTTAATACACACATTTAAGATGTCTTTCTGGATAACACCATGAAGTGGAGGaatcaaatgtattatttgTGACTCACATGGTGAAGTTGGAGATGAAGGCAGAGGGAGGCAGGTCTACCTCAAAGGCTGCCTCTTTGGTGAGATGGAGCTGGTTCCACACTGTACTCTCCACAGTGGTGATAGCATAACGGGAAATGACAGTGCATCGCACATGGTAGTCCGTGATCTTCAGCTAGGGGTAAGGAGGAGACCAAAGGATACATCACATAATGAAAATAGCCAAAAACAGGTTCTCTTAAAAATTAAGGTGCCAAAAATGGATTCTTTGCAGCAAAGCCATAGAAGAGTGCTTGCTGGTCCTAGAGTGCCCCCTGCATTACACATTGTAGTGTTTTCCCTACTCTCAACACACATAATTAATCATTAGTCAAATTAATTAGCAAGCCATTCCTGCGAAGTGGGTATGgtaaaacaggaaaacaatacaatatgcaTAGCAGGGGATACTTCAGGACTATGGTTGGGAGCCATttggatggttcttcagagaaccTTTTATGAGCAAGATGTgcaagatgtttaaaaacttgcACATAGTAATGGGCAATATACTTCTTCATCTGGTACCTGttgaaatgcttcttaaatTATACGTTTTGTCATTACCGCTATACCCGTATGCAAATAGATGCAGATAACGTGATATACAGACAGCGCAAAGCATGCTGATTCCCTTACCTCTCATGTAGAGAGTTGCATCCTAAGTTAATTTAATCTAGTTTATTTTCAAAGGAGCAGACCTCAGATTGTCATGGGTTAATGAGCGAAccaggggaaaaaaatgtaaaggtaaAGCCAGTTTCTTGGGGTTACCtgttagccattagcctagcaTGGAAGTTAGGAGCATAAAACAATATTCAACAGTTTTTATGAGGCTAAAGTTTCCTATTTGCCTTGAATGCCTCCAGAACataattgctgcaccatttaagatggaaggTGAACATTTGtgcaagaagctggtgaataagctCAATTTGGCTTTGAACTGTTTTTGCCAAGTTCAGAGAAGCCAATCTCTGAGGGCTTTACATTCACTTGTTAGGGTTACAAAGCAATATTGACATCTGTCtatatgttgtttgtttttggttttgctaTTTTGCccaatacatttttttagatGTACTTCAGTTGTTAAATATTGCTCTTATTAAAAGTGATGGGACATACAGAACAATAAGAAATTGTTGAAATCTTCAGAAAAGGTTTATTTAAACATCCAAAATAATTTTATgtgaaaaaatatacataagGACATTATACCATGATATATACCAAAACTGTCagtaatattaaatatactgtGATATAATCTTTTGCCCATACCTTCCTCTACTGCTcgtacataatgtaaaggttttataCCAGTTATCCTTTAATTTTAAAAGGGTACTTATAAATTCTGGAAGATATTTAGATACCATACACCTCTGTACAACAAGGCATTTCTTAAcatctattttgtatttttatctgCACACTTTGCAGATTGTTAATCCCCTGCCGTCAGCTTGGCCAGTCCAGAGTTCTAACGGCAGCCCACAAGAGAGTGAATAGCTCACCCTCTGTTTGCTTGGCCCTCACTCAGACCACATTGATCTGGCTACGATGCCAGGCTAACTGtgagagaatgaaaagaaaagttGTCTTTCATATGTGACGTGCAACAGCATAATTATACCTAGTATCAATTTATTCAATCACTCTATTTCTTGAACTGCATTGTTACTTAGATTTTATAATGCTCCAAGAACCTTAAAAAAAGTCTTGTGCTCTTTTGTGTTTATAGGTtaacaccacaccacaccaaaGTCTCCGATCCAGAATCAGTGTTTCATTGCTGGTTTCCTAAATTAGACTCCGTCTGTTGATCCTGGATTCATCAGTTAGTCAGTATCAAAAATGAgtcatattattattgtttattcaaTACAATAAACAAACTTTTGAATCTTGTAGCTGTCAACAACTTGCGATCATCTTAGCTGTATGCCATGCCAACTGAACCCAATCATGTTTCGACACAACTGAATTGAGTTTTTGTTAACGTTTTTAGAGATACACAAACACTTAGTGTTTGGAAGTAAAACCCAAAGAAGGTGTGtattatgtacagtactgtgcacagTCAGAaaccatttatttcatttccattcaaagtAGCCATTATGtacatattcatttttttttgcatcaggAAAAGTAGAAAGTAGAAATTATAAATTAAACGCAGAAGCTAAATATAACATCAAAGTTTTCGgtatttagtgtgtctgtaCTGTTTCCGTTCTTACTTTCATTCCTTCAAAGAAAGCTGAAGGAATATTCTGCCATGATTCTTGTAAGCAtctctttgtttgatttgcaaatgttcttttatgtgcaagttactcattttcctgcacatggaaaaaaattatatatataatactatattttctgcttctcacaatccaattaACCCaaccacattcagtgatgttgaggtctggactctggagtggtcaatTCTTGTGCTGAGAGCATAAGCAGCTTCTTTGTATAattgatcttttttttgttgtctaTTTCCTATTCCAGTAATGACTTCCTAAGagatacacatcctttcagacctatagtgttgagttgtcttctcacagtggaaggatggacagaaacacctgtggattttttttagatctgaagccagagtagagcttgattttctcctctctctcaaacaataaagctttaagtactgtggTTTAATGtgtctgatggggacagttttggtgatgtTGATAGAAgtcttttaataatttctttaacctccagttttggaaacttctgtcTTTTCacgttttcctttgactttctccttcattatGCATCTTTTATATCGAATATCctctgaaatatctcctgaaaaagagCAATGTTTGGAGCATACTGTAACAATCCCTGCACTACACATCTTAGTATTTCTCCTGCTCTCAATGCACCTTCCAGCATCCTGTAGTTAAATGAAATAGCAAAGCCCTTCCTGAGAAATGGATATGCTAGAGCAGGGCTAAGAGCCTGTCCCATAGCTTGTATTTAATggtcatttaaagtggaattaagtaaatgaacagttgtctgacttttgcacataatatatttatatattatgaaTAGATTAATTGTATATAATTATGTTCACCTActgaaagtaaataagtaatacattttaaaagactTCAATTTATCTACATAATTGAGAAGTTAATATGGTGTTCAGTCCACAGTAGCAGGCAAATTGTAACTTTATCTTACAGCCAGTAATAATGAGGCTACACAGTTAAGCAAAGCATAGAAGGAAGATGCACACCAGAAATGGTAGGCCAGGTGGAAAGACATCGCACAGAGGGTTAGTAAAACATAGGGAAAGATACATTTAGTATGCATAAAGGGAAATATATGACTTTTACTCAGTGAGTTGCATTGTCATGTTAAACACTTATCTTACTAATCTTACAAGTCAACAGAACTAAATAATTTCACTGACATGCATTTGTTAAGTAACCAACAAAAGGTGGATCATTCATAGGTTAGTTAGCAACCTTTGTTACTAACTAACCATGAACATAGAGTTAGTAGtgtaaaatataacaaagcAACACTACAGTTTTCCTCAAAACAAGATGCAACGTTGCTATGTGTGAGTGAAAGGCTACAATTGCTGAAACATTAGACATGCAGGCACTGTTGCTCTCTTTAATGAAAATTGGAAACTTTGATCATGATCCCCCTCTTCACTTGAGTTTCATGTTCAGTTTGTGCATTCAAACAATGTTACTGAATTGCTGAAAGTATAcatacattctgatgaagcttattttgacCACACATGTACagacatatgcaaaagtttgaactcTGCAGGGCAAATAGcatgtgttgttgatttttgaaagtaactttacagggcacaaaattattgatatttttgccaattttagtaacttttttaatcttttaacatattggaaaaaaaaactaataaaatgtTCCCtaacttttgtacttttttccagtatgttaaattcatcaaataaacagtaattgtgcaatagattgtgcagaagtgtgttctctgcagcggatgtgtaacttattttcactaagaaaatcaactgaagcttaaatggaaaaaaaaaatggaaatcttTTATGTCACATTTGGGAAAATTAGACAAATGCAATTAATCACGATTAATTACACAAAAGAACATGATTAATTgagattaactacacaaaagagtgcgattaatcacaattaattttGCTACTCATAATTATAATTATGACAGCTTCCGTCTTTACATAtaattttgttctttatttgatgattttacTAGCATTGAAATGTGGGTCCTGCTGTTGCCTCACATCAAGAAGGACCTGGGTTCAATttcccggctgggtgaccagcacCCTTTCTTtctggagtttgcatgttctcccagtgtctgcgtcggtttccttccacagtctaAACACATGCAGTCGGGCCAATtagagatgctaaattgcctctagatgtgagtgtatgtggatGTGCATGTCTATGTTTCTGCCcagcgatggactggtgacctgtccaggctgtTTCCTACCTTCCACTCAATGACTGTTGGTGGCTCCagcatgacccagaaggataagcggcttagaaaaaatatgtgtgtgtgtgtgtgtgtgtgtgtgtgtgtgtgtgtgtatgtgtgtgttgtaaaaGTATATGACTGTTATTGCCCAAAGAAAGCACAAACACTTTGGAATGCTTGAATAGAAATGAGCTTGATGATTGTCCATTGTTATTCTGTTCCAGAGGCAAGTGTGTCACATTCTCAGTGGTCATTCAACTGAAGTGAACTCCCATGGTTCTTGAGTGCTTGAGGCCCAA from Pygocentrus nattereri isolate fPygNat1 chromosome 9, fPygNat1.pri, whole genome shotgun sequence harbors:
- the itih6 gene encoding inter-alpha-trypsin inhibitor heavy chain H6; this translates as MDINLVGIMLNLLVIVSSGYAAGYEKGVFLKRLRRQSSAAKPALKITDYHVRCTVISRYAITTVESTVWNQLHLTKEAAFEVDLPPSAFISNFTITSNGKVFVAEVKERTAARKIYDTAKKQGKTAGLVATKEREIEKFRVAISVPPGTQMSFSLTYEELLTRRLGRYELALGLRPGQPVQNLSVDVTIAEKTGINFIKALPLRTSRLLTNTVPAEAEAPPSTQVLQNPYCAHVHYSPTLQQQKNISPKGLNADFVIQYDVELKDLMGDIQVHDGYFVHFFAPRGLPVVPKDVIFVIDISGSMIGTKIKQTKAAMSTILGDLREGDYFNLITFSDKVHTWKKGRTVQATKQNIRDAREFVRKINAEGWTNINAALLSAAQLVNPTSSSPSSPRKVPMIIFLTDGEATIGVTAQDIILHNAQSALGSVSLFCLAFGDDADFPLLKRLAMENRGIARMVYEDADAALQLKGFYDEVASPLLSDIQLSYIDDQAYDVTRALFPNYFQGSELVVTGKIKPGIQDLKVSLTARDSKQKMKVANELVLAKAEGNGTTALLGCTRELERISSFVHRLWAYFTIKELLLAKINSTDPMAQRLLIEKATNLSLKYNFVTPVTSLVVVKPDSEEPNPTAAPSPTTTTRPASTTTASVGTTVTQTTSSPLKMVTTVATGSKKSNSILAPKAGKPALTKPPRPHPAPPGLHTTGRPGNTPPLPDKNVAPPSPKKTTILRPSSSKTTTASLSSKASTAPASTMRTVAAPGPGKNTLLPLNSTSAATPPTKSSTTLHSTIKVTTSAVPVKTTTTTSSVRPPVLSVGKPTSSPDSENSTTAEVSTLLPDIQAVPISNAPAADPDPEVNVDLDIATLVAATFAPMPGLTDAPKLWEASGILDVSTAIQFQTKDNEAVKEYDVTYDYDYDYTIHYDSYPDAEAAAAPDNPPSISSVRIFSSSVDGDPHFVVTLPKLRQNLCFTVDGEANDVLRLLEDPGKGIIVDGHLILAPAKLGLEDRTRTFFDKITIRAAKGGINITLTIDSVVVKGEGLQSLPTNQQGSVTGPGWKIVLDGHQSCWLEFGKGVLFLVLFHRYSHPSYFQIEHLGYYIAESNGLSSLTQGLLGQFQHSRMEVVRITDSHGTGFHHAQTSKNSSLAMGLLKKGDEHIPVTLQDKTLKDTPSKRHLAQCWVVPKVEVPRLLGHSYQSYVVDHV